Proteins co-encoded in one uncultured Bacteroides sp. genomic window:
- the lipB gene encoding lipoyl(octanoyl) transferase LipB has translation MKLEYTDWQLISYADAWQKQTELFNEIVRAKLAGEPYTNNVITCEHPHVYTLGRSGKEQNMLLGEEQLRKIGASLYHIDRGGDITYHGPGQIVCYPILNLEDYRLGLKEYIHILEQAVINVCSHYGILAGRLSGATGVWLDGETKHARKICAIGVRSSHYVTMHGLAFNINTDLNYFHYINPCGFIDKGVTSIEKELNQKIDIEQTKSLLRYEIEHLLAGKKL, from the coding sequence ATGAAACTAGAATATACTGATTGGCAATTGATTTCATATGCCGATGCCTGGCAAAAGCAAACCGAGCTTTTCAATGAGATTGTCCGTGCAAAACTTGCAGGAGAACCTTATACAAATAATGTGATTACATGTGAGCACCCACATGTTTATACGCTTGGAAGAAGTGGTAAGGAACAGAATATGTTGCTAGGAGAGGAGCAACTCCGAAAAATAGGAGCCTCTCTTTATCATATAGACCGCGGTGGAGATATTACCTATCATGGACCTGGTCAGATAGTTTGTTATCCTATCCTCAATCTGGAAGATTATAGGTTGGGATTGAAAGAGTATATCCATATACTAGAGCAGGCTGTTATAAATGTCTGCTCTCATTATGGTATCTTGGCTGGACGACTGTCCGGGGCTACCGGAGTGTGGCTGGATGGAGAAACCAAACATGCCCGCAAAATCTGTGCAATCGGAGTTCGTAGCAGCCATTATGTTACTATGCATGGATTGGCTTTTAATATCAATACCGATCTCAATTATTTTCATTATATTAATCCTTGTGGATTTATAGATAAAGGAGTGACATCTATTGAGAAAGAGTTGAATCAGAAAATAGATATAGAGCAGACTAAATCTCTGTTGCGGTATGAAATTGAGCATCTCCTTGCAGGGAAGAAGCTGTAG
- a CDS encoding leucine-rich repeat domain-containing protein: MKTSNYFKSLFVITSLLLSLGLQAQVVSDAVNVQTAGTLSSLIPATDKYQITSLTVTGDLNGTDIRYIREMAGRDVNGSSTLGILSVLDLSGANIVAGGSSYYYDYTTSLNEIGDAVFDNCTGLTSITIPKSVTSIGRYAFYYCTGLTSITIPNSVISIGSAAFDRCTKLEKIIVSENNPAYNSIEGVLLSKDCTELIAYPNAKSNIYTLPNSVTSIGDDAFYCTGLTSITIPDGVTSIGIHTFIGCTKLKEFIVSENNPAYNSVEGVLFSKDCTKLIVYPNAKSNIYTLPNSVTSIGDYAFYCCTGLASITISNSVTSIKSFAFAGCSGLTSITIPNSVTSIGESAFSHCIGLTLVTIPNSVTSIGSAAFSGCTGLTLVAIPYNVTSFENSVFYNCKGITEIHCKILTPPNVDYRVFYGINKTTCKLYIPKGTYSNYLGATGWRDFTNIIEEEATAISQTERSNVKVYTDQGTITVTGADLGDYISVYTESGALLQTTKVTDNTIRITVPLNKIYLIKTAGKVFKVAL, translated from the coding sequence ATGAAAACAAGCAATTATTTTAAATCATTATTTGTAATAACATCTTTATTACTAAGCTTAGGTTTACAAGCTCAGGTTGTATCTGATGCAGTCAATGTTCAAACAGCAGGAACATTAAGTTCATTAATTCCAGCTACTGATAAATATCAGATTACCAGTCTCACTGTAACAGGAGATCTAAATGGAACTGATATTCGCTATATTCGTGAGATGGCAGGAAGAGATGTTAATGGGAGTAGTACACTAGGAATACTTTCTGTACTTGATTTATCAGGAGCGAATATTGTCGCTGGTGGAAGTAGCTATTATTACGATTATACAACATCATTAAATGAAATTGGGGATGCTGTATTTGATAATTGCACAGGATTGACTTCAATAACTATTCCTAAAAGTGTAACATCTATAGGGAGATATGCATTTTATTATTGCACAGGATTGACCTCAATAACCATTCCTAATAGTGTAATATCCATTGGAAGTGCTGCATTTGATCGTTGCACTAAACTAGAAAAAATCATTGTGTCAGAAAATAATCCAGCATATAACTCTATAGAAGGAGTTCTATTAAGTAAAGATTGCACAGAATTGATAGCTTATCCTAATGCCAAATCAAATATCTACACTTTGCCTAACAGTGTAACATCCATTGGGGACGATGCATTTTATTGTACAGGATTGACCTCAATAACCATTCCTGACGGAGTAACATCCATTGGGATTCATACATTTATTGGTTGCACTAAACTAAAAGAATTTATTGTGTCAGAAAATAATCCAGCATATAACTCTGTAGAAGGAGTTCTATTTAGTAAAGATTGCACAAAATTAATAGTTTATCCTAATGCCAAATCAAATATCTACACTTTGCCTAACAGTGTAACATCCATTGGTGATTATGCATTTTATTGTTGCACAGGATTGGCTTCAATAACCATTTCTAACAGTGTAACATCCATTAAGAGTTTTGCATTTGCTGGTTGTTCAGGATTAACTTCAATAACCATTCCTAATAGTGTAACATCCATTGGGGAGAGTGCATTTTCCCATTGCATAGGATTGACCTTAGTAACTATTCCTAACAGTGTAACATCCATTGGAAGTGCTGCATTTTCTGGTTGCACAGGATTGACTTTAGTAGCCATTCCTTACAATGTAACATCTTTTGAAAATTCTGTATTTTATAATTGCAAAGGAATAACTGAAATACATTGTAAGATATTGACGCCCCCAAACGTTGATTATAGAGTTTTTTATGGAATAAATAAAACTACGTGTAAACTATACATACCTAAAGGTACTTATTCGAACTATTTGGGAGCTACAGGGTGGAGAGATTTTACAAATATCATTGAAGAAGAAGCTACCGCAATCTCACAAACTGAAAGAAGCAATGTAAAGGTTTATACAGATCAAGGTACAATTACGGTGACTGGTGCAGATTTAGGAGATTATATTTCTGTTTATACTGAATCAGGAGCTTTGTTACAAACCACCAAAGTAACAGATAATACTATCAGAATAACAGTGCCATTGAATAAAATCTATCTTATCAAAACAGCAGGTAAAGTATTCAAAGTTGCTTTATAA
- a CDS encoding leucine-rich repeat protein: MPNSVTFIGDAAFLRCTGLTSITIPSYVTFIGEAAFSGCTGITEIHCKMQTPPNIGFYVFTGINEFTCKLYIPKGTYSNYLGAIGWSDFTNIIEEEATAISQTEKSNVKVCTDQDAITVTGADLGDNISVYTESGAFLQTIKVTDNTIRITVPGNKIYFIKTADKVFKVAL; this comes from the coding sequence TTGCCTAATAGTGTAACATTTATAGGGGATGCTGCATTTCTACGTTGCACAGGATTGACTTCAATAACCATTCCTAGCTATGTAACATTCATTGGAGAGGCTGCATTTTCTGGTTGTACAGGAATTACTGAAATACATTGTAAAATGCAGACGCCCCCAAACATTGGTTTTTATGTTTTTACTGGAATAAATGAATTTACGTGTAAACTATACATACCTAAAGGTACTTATTCGAACTATTTGGGAGCCATAGGATGGAGTGATTTTACAAATATCATTGAAGAAGAAGCTACCGCAATCTCACAAACTGAAAAAAGCAATGTAAAGGTTTGTACAGATCAAGATGCAATAACAGTGACTGGTGCAGATTTAGGAGATAATATTTCTGTTTATACTGAATCAGGAGCTTTTTTGCAAACCATCAAAGTAACAGATAATACTATCAGAATAACAGTACCAGGCAATAAAATTTATTTTATCAAAACAGCAGATAAAGTATTTAAAGTTGCTTTATAG
- a CDS encoding leucine-rich repeat domain-containing protein, whose translation MSENNTAYSSVQGVLFSKDCTKLIAYPNAKTNIYTLPNSVTSIGNYAFDGCTELASIDIPNSVTSIGNSAFYDCTGLASITIPYSVIFIGGAALAGCTKLEKIIVSENNPAYSSVEGVLFSKDCTKLIAYPYAKSNIYTLPNSVTSIGDYAFYNCTGLTSVTIGNGVISIGDYAFYACTGLTSITIPNSVTFIGNYAFAYCQYLTSITIPNSVTTIWNSAFSGCTRLTSVTIGNGVISIGDYAFADCKRINEIHCKILMPSNANSNVFSGINKTTCKLYVPKGTYSNYLGATGWSDFTNIIEEEATAVSQTEKSNVKVYTDQDAITVTGADLGDYISVYTESGALLQTIKVTDNSIRITVPGNKIYFIRTAGKVFKVAL comes from the coding sequence GTGTCAGAAAATAATACAGCATATAGTTCTGTACAAGGAGTTCTATTTAGTAAAGATTGCACAAAATTGATAGCTTATCCTAACGCCAAAACAAATATCTACACTTTGCCTAACAGTGTAACATCCATAGGGAATTATGCATTTGATGGTTGTACAGAATTGGCTTCAATAGACATTCCTAACAGTGTTACATCTATTGGAAATTCTGCATTTTATGATTGCACAGGATTGGCTTCAATAACTATTCCTTATAGTGTAATATTCATTGGGGGTGCTGCATTAGCTGGTTGCACTAAACTAGAAAAAATTATTGTGTCAGAAAACAATCCAGCATACAGCTCTGTAGAAGGAGTCCTATTTAGTAAAGATTGCACAAAATTGATAGCTTATCCTTATGCCAAATCAAATATCTACACTTTACCTAACAGTGTAACATCCATTGGGGATTATGCATTTTATAACTGTACAGGATTAACTTCTGTAACAATAGGTAACGGAGTAATATCCATTGGGGATTATGCATTTTATGCTTGCACAGGACTAACTTCAATAACCATTCCTAACAGTGTAACATTCATTGGGAATTATGCATTTGCCTATTGTCAATATTTAACTTCAATAACCATCCCTAACAGTGTAACAACTATATGGAATTCTGCATTTTCTGGTTGCACAAGATTGACTTCTGTAACAATAGGTAACGGAGTAATATCCATTGGAGATTATGCATTTGCTGATTGCAAAAGAATTAATGAGATACATTGTAAAATACTGATGCCCTCAAACGCTAATTCTAATGTTTTTTCAGGAATAAATAAAACCACGTGTAAACTGTATGTACCCAAAGGTACTTATTCGAACTATTTGGGAGCTACAGGATGGAGTGATTTTACAAATATAATTGAAGAAGAAGCTACTGCAGTTTCACAAACTGAAAAAAGCAATGTAAAGGTTTATACAGATCAAGATGCAATAACAGTGACTGGTGCAGATTTAGGAGATTACATTTCTGTTTATACTGAATCAGGAGCTTTGTTGCAAACCATCAAAGTAACAGATAATTCTATCAGAATAACAGTGCCAGGTAATAAAATTTATTTTATCAGAACTGCAGGTAAAGTATTCAAAGTTGCTTTATAG
- a CDS encoding heavy metal translocating P-type ATPase — protein MKKIENKIYPVLNMHCAGCANNVEKTVNCLPGVEKGAVNLAANTLSVEFDRLVLSPEALQTAIRDAGYDLIIEEENAAELQEEEQRKAYRTLKLKVIGAWIFVVPMMLISMVFMGMPYAHVIMLVLALPVMLFFGNSFYINAWKQLKLGRSNMDTLVALSTSIAFIFSVFNTFFPEFWTSRGLQPHVYYEAATMIIAFVLIGKLLEEKAKGNTSSAIKKLMGLQPKTARIIKDGTEETVLISQLQVNDLISVHPGEQIPVDGTVHEGTSFVDESMITGEPIAVEKNFADQVLAGTINQKGAFVLKAAKVGKETMLANIIRMVQEAQGSKAPVQRIVDRVTGIFVPVVLLLSILTFVIWISVGGMGYFSHALLSAVSVLVIACPCALGLATPTALMVGIGKGASNHILIKDAVALEQMRKVNTVVLDKTGTLTEGHPSVSDWFWENDENRQEKEILLAAELKSEHPLADAIVNELQSQGTAPATLSSFESITGKGIQVNYEDATYWAGSQKLLNEYGASASAGLQGMIEKFQNEGKSIVYFGRENKLLSVIAITDKVKSTSVEAVKVLREMGIRVCMLTGDGEATAAVVGEKLGIENYRAEALPNDKEDFVKQLQAEGRVVAMVGDGINDSQALARADVSIAMGKGTDIAMDVAMVTLITSDLMLLPKAFKLSRQTVRLIHQNLFWAFIYNLIGIPIAAGLLYTMGGMLLNPMIASAAMACSSVSVVMNSLSLNWKKL, from the coding sequence ATGAAGAAAATAGAAAATAAAATATATCCGGTACTTAACATGCATTGTGCCGGTTGCGCTAATAACGTGGAAAAGACGGTAAACTGCCTGCCCGGAGTAGAAAAAGGAGCTGTTAATCTGGCTGCAAATACCCTTTCGGTTGAATTTGACCGTTTAGTTTTATCTCCCGAAGCTCTGCAAACAGCAATCCGTGATGCGGGGTATGACCTGATTATAGAGGAAGAAAATGCAGCGGAATTGCAGGAAGAGGAGCAACGAAAAGCGTATAGAACCCTTAAGTTGAAGGTAATCGGGGCATGGATATTTGTTGTGCCTATGATGCTTATCTCAATGGTTTTCATGGGTATGCCTTATGCACACGTGATAATGCTGGTTCTTGCTTTACCGGTTATGCTGTTTTTCGGAAACTCTTTCTATATCAATGCGTGGAAACAGCTGAAACTAGGCAGGAGCAATATGGATACGCTAGTGGCTTTGAGCACCTCCATCGCTTTTATCTTTAGTGTGTTCAATACTTTTTTTCCTGAGTTCTGGACATCCCGCGGATTGCAACCGCATGTCTATTACGAGGCAGCCACAATGATTATTGCATTCGTGCTAATTGGAAAACTTCTTGAGGAGAAAGCAAAAGGGAATACCTCATCTGCTATAAAGAAGCTGATGGGATTGCAGCCCAAAACAGCAAGAATAATCAAGGATGGCACGGAAGAAACAGTGCTTATCTCGCAATTGCAGGTAAATGATTTGATTAGCGTTCACCCGGGCGAACAGATCCCTGTGGATGGAACGGTACACGAAGGCACTTCATTCGTTGATGAAAGCATGATAACCGGAGAACCAATTGCCGTGGAGAAGAACTTTGCTGATCAGGTGCTGGCGGGAACAATCAATCAGAAAGGAGCTTTTGTGCTGAAGGCTGCGAAAGTGGGGAAGGAGACCATGCTGGCAAATATCATCAGAATGGTACAGGAAGCTCAGGGTTCCAAGGCTCCGGTGCAGAGAATCGTTGATCGTGTAACGGGAATATTCGTTCCTGTGGTGCTTTTATTGTCAATCCTGACTTTTGTTATCTGGATATCTGTAGGGGGAATGGGGTATTTCTCTCATGCATTACTCTCTGCTGTATCAGTGCTTGTTATCGCATGCCCTTGTGCGCTGGGACTTGCTACGCCTACTGCCCTGATGGTGGGAATAGGTAAGGGGGCCAGTAACCATATCCTGATAAAGGATGCGGTTGCGCTTGAACAAATGAGAAAGGTAAACACAGTGGTATTGGATAAGACCGGTACATTAACCGAAGGACATCCTTCTGTATCCGACTGGTTCTGGGAAAACGATGAAAACAGACAAGAGAAGGAGATCCTTTTAGCTGCCGAATTAAAATCGGAACATCCGTTGGCCGACGCCATTGTGAACGAACTGCAATCCCAGGGAACTGCTCCTGCCACGCTTTCTTCCTTTGAAAGCATTACCGGCAAAGGGATTCAGGTAAACTATGAGGATGCCACTTATTGGGCAGGGAGTCAAAAGTTGCTGAATGAATATGGAGCATCCGCATCCGCCGGTTTACAAGGAATGATTGAGAAGTTCCAGAACGAAGGCAAAAGTATTGTTTACTTTGGGCGGGAAAATAAACTCTTGTCTGTCATTGCAATCACCGACAAAGTGAAATCCACTTCAGTAGAAGCCGTTAAAGTACTGCGTGAAATGGGAATCCGAGTCTGTATGCTTACCGGAGATGGAGAAGCCACAGCTGCTGTTGTAGGAGAAAAGCTGGGAATTGAAAACTACAGAGCTGAAGCGCTGCCAAATGATAAGGAAGATTTTGTGAAACAACTTCAGGCAGAAGGCAGAGTAGTGGCAATGGTGGGCGATGGAATTAACGACTCTCAGGCACTTGCCCGCGCAGATGTAAGTATTGCCATGGGAAAAGGTACCGATATTGCCATGGATGTTGCAATGGTTACGCTAATCACTTCAGATTTAATGTTACTTCCCAAGGCATTTAAACTCTCCAGGCAAACGGTTAGATTGATCCATCAGAATCTTTTCTGGGCATTTATCTATAACCTGATAGGAATTCCAATTGCAGCCGGGCTGCTTTATACTATGGGCGGTATGCTTCTGAATCCAATGATTGCAAGTGCAGCAATGGCTTGCAGCTCGGTTTCGGTTGTAATGAATAGTTTGAGCCTGAACTGGAAGAAGTTGTAA
- a CDS encoding DUF3298 domain-containing protein, producing the protein MKRNSLAFFSVILLTGAILFSCGGKKQGESKQLTFDSISVKETTHLFNDTTKPACELNIHFTYITKALNKAVQDSMNNSLIALCFGDEYAGKAPRASVMQYKVAYAKGYKNDVEQFYLEDVKNNPGDELNHAWYNYSKNIRSKVMFNKDGVMVYKVDTYEYTGGAHGNHTSLFLNFDLLTGKKIHLKDLFKDGYEQELTRLLLAELEKQNKVTTESELEDIGYFITEPLSPTENFYLNEDGLSFFYNVYEIAPYVMGTTEIKVPFSAIESLLKEGNPAEELE; encoded by the coding sequence ATGAAAAGAAACTCATTGGCATTTTTTTCTGTTATTTTGTTGACAGGAGCAATTTTATTTTCCTGTGGAGGAAAGAAACAAGGTGAATCAAAACAACTGACTTTTGACAGTATATCAGTAAAAGAAACCACCCACCTTTTCAATGATACAACAAAACCTGCCTGCGAGCTGAATATTCATTTTACATACATAACTAAAGCACTGAATAAGGCTGTTCAGGATAGCATGAATAATTCTCTGATTGCTCTTTGTTTTGGGGATGAATATGCGGGTAAGGCACCTAGGGCTTCCGTTATGCAATACAAGGTAGCTTATGCTAAAGGATATAAGAATGACGTGGAACAATTCTATCTGGAGGATGTGAAGAATAATCCAGGGGACGAACTTAACCATGCATGGTACAATTACTCCAAAAACATCCGGTCAAAAGTAATGTTTAATAAAGATGGCGTAATGGTTTATAAAGTAGACACTTATGAATATACCGGTGGAGCCCATGGAAATCATACTTCTTTATTCCTTAACTTTGACCTGTTAACCGGCAAGAAAATTCATCTTAAAGATCTGTTTAAAGATGGGTATGAACAAGAACTTACCCGTCTGTTGCTGGCCGAACTGGAAAAACAGAATAAAGTAACCACAGAATCCGAACTGGAAGATATTGGTTATTTCATTACCGAACCGCTCTCTCCTACAGAGAACTTCTATTTGAATGAAGATGGACTCAGCTTCTTTTATAATGTGTACGAAATAGCTCCCTACGTAATGGGAACAACCGAAATAAAAGTTCCGTTCTCAGCTATTGAATCACTTCTGAAAGAAGGCAATCCTGCTGAAGAACTGGAATAA
- the rsmG gene encoding 16S rRNA (guanine(527)-N(7))-methyltransferase RsmG: MEIILKYFLNLTEEQCRQFTALYDLYLDWNAKINVISRKDIENLYEHHVLHSIAIAKVIDFKPGTSVMDLGTGGGFPGIPLAILFPETKFHLMDSIGKKVRVATEVANAIGLKNVTFRHARAQEEKQMFDFVVSRAVMPLSDLIEIIKKNISKKQINALPNGLICLKGGELQHETLPFKNKTVIYNISDYFEEEFFETKKVVYVPLV, encoded by the coding sequence ATGGAGATTATTTTAAAATATTTCCTCAATTTAACTGAAGAGCAGTGTCGTCAATTTACTGCTCTTTATGATTTATACTTAGACTGGAATGCCAAAATCAATGTTATTTCCAGAAAAGATATCGAAAACTTGTATGAACACCATGTGCTTCATTCTATTGCAATAGCAAAGGTGATAGATTTCAAACCCGGAACTTCAGTTATGGATCTGGGTACAGGAGGAGGTTTCCCGGGTATTCCGCTGGCTATTCTCTTTCCGGAAACGAAATTTCACCTGATGGACAGCATAGGAAAAAAGGTTCGTGTGGCTACTGAAGTGGCAAATGCCATTGGTCTGAAGAATGTAACCTTTAGACATGCCCGTGCGCAGGAAGAAAAACAGATGTTCGATTTTGTGGTAAGCCGTGCCGTGATGCCACTTTCCGATTTAATCGAGATAATAAAAAAGAATATTTCAAAGAAACAAATTAATGCATTGCCCAACGGCCTCATTTGTCTCAAAGGAGGTGAACTGCAGCATGAAACATTGCCCTTTAAGAATAAAACAGTTATTTACAACATCAGCGATTACTTTGAGGAAGAGTTTTTTGAGACAAAGAAGGTTGTGTATGTTCCATTAGTTTAA
- a CDS encoding MBL fold metallo-hydrolase: protein MKIKRFEFNMFPVNCYVLSDESNEAVVIDPGCFYEEEKQALKNYINSNGLTVKHLLNTHLHLDHIFGNPFMLHEYGLKAEANKADEFWLEQAPKQSRMFGFELKEAPVPLGSYICDGDIISFGKVRLEAIHVPGHSPGSLVFYCKEENCMFSGDVLFQGSIGRADLARGNFDELLDSICSRLFVLPNETIVYPGHGAPTTIGTEKTENPFFR, encoded by the coding sequence ATGAAAATAAAAAGATTTGAATTCAATATGTTTCCCGTGAATTGCTACGTACTCAGTGATGAAAGCAACGAAGCAGTAGTTATTGACCCGGGATGCTTTTATGAAGAAGAAAAACAGGCTCTTAAAAATTATATAAACAGTAATGGACTTACCGTAAAACATCTGCTGAATACTCACTTACATTTGGATCATATATTTGGTAATCCTTTTATGCTACATGAGTATGGTTTGAAAGCGGAAGCTAACAAAGCGGATGAGTTCTGGCTTGAACAAGCACCTAAACAGTCGCGTATGTTTGGCTTTGAACTGAAAGAAGCTCCGGTGCCACTTGGCAGTTATATTTGCGATGGAGACATTATCTCCTTTGGCAAAGTCAGGTTGGAAGCCATTCATGTTCCGGGACATTCTCCGGGAAGTCTGGTCTTTTATTGCAAAGAAGAGAATTGCATGTTTTCCGGTGATGTTTTGTTTCAGGGAAGTATAGGACGTGCCGATCTGGCAAGAGGTAATTTTGACGAATTACTGGATAGTATTTGCAGCCGCTTGTTTGTCTTGCCAAATGAAACTATAGTCTATCCCGGGCATGGCGCACCTACAACAATTGGAACCGAAAAAACCGAAAATCCTTTTTTCAGATAA